From Arcobacter sp. CECT 8983, the proteins below share one genomic window:
- the rpe gene encoding ribulose-phosphate 3-epimerase: MLVAPSILSADFGRLNEEITAICDGGCDYIHVDVMDGHFVPNMTIGPVVVNPVAKVATKPLDVHLMVENNTFFVELFAPLKPEFISFHIESEKHPHRLIQKIRSYGIKPAIVLNPHTAPETIEYLIEDLDMVLLMSVNPGFGGQKFISSVVEKTRKLKELINKRNPACLIQVDGGVNDKNIHELKEAGVDMVVAGSYVFGNEDYSKAIKSLQV, encoded by the coding sequence ATGCTTGTAGCACCTTCGATTTTATCGGCAGATTTTGGAAGACTAAATGAGGAAATTACAGCTATTTGTGATGGTGGTTGTGACTATATTCATGTTGACGTAATGGATGGACATTTTGTTCCAAATATGACAATTGGACCAGTTGTAGTTAATCCAGTTGCAAAGGTTGCAACAAAGCCTTTAGATGTACACTTAATGGTTGAAAACAATACTTTTTTTGTAGAGCTTTTTGCTCCTTTAAAACCTGAGTTTATATCTTTTCATATTGAAAGTGAAAAGCATCCTCATAGACTTATTCAAAAGATTAGATCTTATGGAATTAAACCTGCAATCGTTTTAAATCCACATACTGCTCCTGAAACAATTGAATACTTAATAGAAGATTTAGATATGGTTTTATTAATGTCAGTAAATCCAGGCTTTGGTGGTCAAAAGTTTATTTCAAGTGTTGTTGAAAAAACTAGAAAATTAAAAGAGCTTATCAATAAAAGAAATCCTGCCTGTTTAATACAAGTAGATGGTGGGGTAAATGATAAGAATATTCATGAATTAAAAGAAGCTGGTGTAGATATGGTTGTTGCTGGGTCATATGTTTTTGGAAATGAAGACTACTCAAAAGCAATAAAGAGCCTACAGGTTTAA